One genomic segment of Amycolatopsis sp. WQ 127309 includes these proteins:
- a CDS encoding nitroreductase family protein produces the protein MMTPEELLTTTRTVRKRLDFDRPVPIDLVKHCIQVALQAPSGSNTQRWQWLVVTDDAQRAALGAIYGRACHEYLESGNAAGKLFADDPARAPVQQRIGSSVEFLADRMGDVPVLVIPCLETPSDELPAGNQAGLWASLLPAVWSFMLAARSVTLGTAWTTLHLKYEQEAAEVLGLPKNVHQAALIPTAFYTGETFKPASRQPLDDVLHLDRW, from the coding sequence ATGATGACGCCCGAAGAGCTCCTGACGACCACCAGGACGGTCCGCAAGCGGCTGGACTTCGACCGGCCGGTGCCGATCGACCTGGTGAAGCACTGCATCCAGGTGGCGCTGCAGGCGCCGAGCGGTTCGAACACCCAGCGCTGGCAGTGGCTGGTCGTCACCGACGACGCCCAGCGCGCGGCGCTGGGCGCGATCTACGGCCGGGCGTGCCACGAGTACCTGGAGTCGGGCAACGCGGCGGGCAAGCTGTTCGCGGACGACCCGGCGCGGGCCCCGGTGCAGCAGCGGATCGGGTCGAGCGTGGAGTTCCTGGCCGACCGGATGGGTGACGTCCCGGTCCTGGTGATCCCGTGCCTGGAGACGCCGTCGGACGAGCTCCCGGCGGGCAACCAGGCGGGCCTGTGGGCGTCGCTGCTGCCGGCGGTGTGGAGCTTCATGCTGGCGGCCCGCTCGGTGACCCTGGGCACGGCGTGGACGACGCTGCACCTGAAGTACGAGCAGGAAGCGGCGGAGGTCCTGGGACTGCCGAAGAACGTCCACCAGGCTGCGTTGATCCCGACGGCGTTCTACACGGGCGAAACGTTCAAGCCGGCATCACGCCAGCCCCTGGACGACGTGCTGCACCTCGACCGCTGGTGA
- a CDS encoding anti-sigma factor gives MEDNAPLVPGGAQVIEVRTAAIPHVVPTLRTIVADIAMRQDFDLDAVEDLRMAVDEACSLLLPAASDGKLTCVFSWSGPRIEVSVSVLSDSPDHGDDTGLSWQLLTALATSAERTVTPEDGRYLSRVDLVRESQAAGS, from the coding sequence GTGGAGGACAACGCCCCGCTCGTGCCGGGAGGCGCGCAGGTCATCGAGGTGCGGACGGCCGCGATCCCGCACGTGGTGCCGACGTTGCGCACCATCGTGGCCGACATCGCGATGCGCCAGGACTTCGACCTCGACGCCGTCGAGGACCTCCGGATGGCGGTGGACGAGGCGTGCTCACTGCTGCTGCCCGCCGCTTCGGACGGCAAGCTCACCTGTGTCTTCTCCTGGAGCGGGCCGCGCATCGAGGTTTCGGTGTCCGTGCTGTCGGACTCGCCCGACCACGGGGACGACACCGGCCTCTCCTGGCAGCTGCTGACCGCGCTCGCGACTTCGGCCGAGCGGACCGTGACCCCCGAGGACGGGCGCTACCTGTCCCGGGTCGACCTCGTCCGGGAGAGCCAGGCGGCCGGCTCGTGA
- a CDS encoding HNH endonuclease family protein has product MAARGFRLSVTQRTLLVVAILAIALFGYWATRGAGATPAAPSTSSAAPSGPVPVNAADAQKQLGELTVAARTSMDGYSREKFPHWASQGSSCDTREVVLKRDGKDVKTDKECRATSGTWTSVYDSETWTKPTDLDIDHMVPLGQAWASGAKTWTTEKRGQFANDLTRPQLFAVTDNLNQQKSDKAPDQWKPPLVAFWCTYATDWIVVKHYYGLTVTEAEKTALTDMLRRC; this is encoded by the coding sequence TTGGCGGCCCGCGGCTTTCGGCTCAGCGTGACGCAGCGAACCCTGCTGGTAGTCGCGATCCTCGCGATCGCCCTTTTCGGCTATTGGGCGACGAGAGGCGCGGGCGCGACCCCAGCCGCCCCGTCGACGTCTTCCGCTGCTCCCTCCGGGCCCGTTCCGGTCAACGCCGCCGACGCGCAGAAGCAGCTCGGCGAGCTGACCGTCGCGGCGCGGACGTCCATGGACGGCTACTCCCGTGAGAAGTTCCCGCACTGGGCGAGCCAGGGGTCGAGCTGTGACACGCGGGAAGTCGTGCTGAAGCGCGACGGCAAGGACGTCAAGACGGACAAGGAGTGCCGGGCGACGTCCGGTACCTGGACGAGCGTCTACGACAGCGAGACGTGGACGAAGCCGACCGACCTCGACATCGACCACATGGTCCCGCTCGGCCAGGCCTGGGCGAGCGGCGCGAAGACGTGGACGACCGAGAAGCGCGGCCAGTTCGCCAACGACCTGACGCGGCCGCAGCTGTTCGCCGTCACCGACAACCTCAACCAGCAGAAGAGCGACAAGGCGCCCGACCAGTGGAAGCCGCCGCTCGTGGCGTTCTGGTGCACCTACGCGACCGACTGGATCGTCGTGAAGCACTACTACGGGCTGACCGTGACCGAGGCCGAGAAGACCGCCTTGACGGACATGCTGCGCCGCTGCTGA
- a CDS encoding WhiB family transcriptional regulator, which translates to MADVSRLPTVVAEEWEWQLRGSCRGADSSLFFHTDNERGSARERRETRAKAICQACPVLAQCRAHALTVQEPYGIWGGLGEIERRQLFLRQRRAERKAVSAH; encoded by the coding sequence ATGGCTGACGTGAGCCGGCTGCCCACTGTGGTTGCTGAAGAGTGGGAATGGCAACTGCGCGGCTCGTGCCGGGGTGCGGACAGCAGTCTCTTCTTCCACACCGACAACGAGCGGGGTTCGGCGCGCGAGCGGCGCGAGACGCGGGCGAAGGCCATCTGCCAGGCCTGCCCGGTGCTCGCCCAGTGCCGCGCGCACGCGCTGACCGTGCAGGAGCCCTACGGCATCTGGGGCGGCCTCGGCGAGATCGAACGGCGGCAGCTGTTCCTCCGGCAGCGCCGGGCCGAGCGCAAGGCCGTCAGTGCGCACTGA
- a CDS encoding tetratricopeptide repeat protein, with product MPGRLKKWNSSFDDYVQRKAAEGGNVVAMARMGAAMRERGELIEAESWYRRAAMGGDRTSMTALAHLLNERGLLEEAERWWHEAALAGDPHGMLNLARSYERRGKRDDAQHWFGAAARTGDLSSMAALGHLLREQGKTEEAESWLRQASDAGYTGAMIDLGILLRDRGQAAEAARWWRAAVLAGDLGGACQLGRQAERLGRPSDAETWYRQGATGGNVEAIVRLGLLLHRRGDLEEAENWYLDAAERGDPAAMTNLGVLARNRGDEGEAAAWYRKAAEHGSVPALTNLGHLAEHREDLSEAEQWFRRAAETGDVQGMLSLARMLRSRGAAHEAELWLARAEHAQGDHEHQH from the coding sequence ATGCCCGGTCGGCTAAAGAAGTGGAACTCGAGCTTCGACGACTACGTGCAGCGCAAGGCCGCCGAAGGCGGCAACGTCGTCGCCATGGCCCGGATGGGTGCGGCGATGCGCGAGCGCGGGGAGCTCATCGAGGCCGAGTCGTGGTACCGCAGGGCCGCCATGGGCGGTGACCGCACGTCGATGACGGCGCTGGCGCACCTGCTCAACGAGCGCGGCCTCCTGGAGGAGGCCGAGCGCTGGTGGCACGAGGCGGCGCTGGCCGGCGACCCGCACGGGATGCTGAACCTCGCCCGCTCCTACGAACGGCGGGGCAAGCGCGACGACGCCCAGCACTGGTTCGGCGCGGCCGCGCGCACCGGCGACCTGTCCTCGATGGCCGCGCTGGGGCACCTGCTGCGTGAACAGGGCAAGACCGAAGAGGCCGAGTCGTGGCTGCGGCAGGCCTCCGACGCGGGCTACACCGGCGCGATGATCGACCTGGGCATCCTGCTGCGCGACCGCGGCCAGGCGGCGGAGGCCGCACGGTGGTGGCGCGCGGCCGTGCTGGCCGGCGACCTCGGGGGCGCGTGCCAGCTGGGCAGGCAGGCCGAGCGGCTGGGCCGGCCCAGCGACGCCGAGACGTGGTACCGGCAGGGCGCGACCGGCGGCAACGTCGAGGCGATCGTCCGGCTCGGGCTGCTGCTGCACCGCCGCGGCGACCTCGAAGAGGCCGAGAACTGGTACCTCGACGCCGCCGAGCGCGGCGACCCGGCCGCGATGACGAACCTCGGCGTCCTGGCCCGCAACCGCGGCGACGAGGGCGAGGCCGCCGCTTGGTACCGCAAGGCCGCCGAGCACGGCAGCGTCCCGGCCCTGACCAACCTCGGGCACCTCGCCGAGCACCGCGAGGACCTCTCCGAAGCCGAGCAGTGGTTCCGCCGCGCGGCCGAAACGGGAGACGTCCAAGGCATGCTCAGCTTGGCCCGGATGCTCCGGTCGCGAGGGGCCGCCCACGAGGCCGAACTGTGGCTGGCACGGGCGGAGCACGCCCAGGGCGACCACGAGCACCAGCACTGA
- a CDS encoding SigB/SigF/SigG family RNA polymerase sigma factor, which yields MTDAAGSSGTGLDVGALFTHLAALPADSPERERIRDTLVRNHLELARNLARKFRNRDEAMEDLVQIATVGLIHAVDRFDPAQGTDFLAFAVPTISGELRHHFRDNSWSVRVPRRLKELNANISGAREELTVQLSRAPRPSEIAARLGVPIEDVYEGLRAGQGRYGASLDHLLENAAHTRFGAPDAELGQAELREALRPMLDSLPDRERKIVALRFGSGMSQSDIARRVGVSQMQVSRLLAATLKKLRSGLDESELADGT from the coding sequence GTGACCGATGCCGCCGGGAGCAGCGGGACGGGCCTCGACGTCGGCGCGCTGTTCACCCACCTCGCCGCGCTGCCGGCGGACTCCCCGGAACGGGAGCGCATCCGCGACACCCTGGTCCGCAACCACCTCGAACTGGCGCGCAACCTGGCGCGCAAGTTCCGCAACCGCGACGAGGCGATGGAGGACCTGGTCCAGATCGCCACGGTCGGGCTGATCCACGCCGTCGACCGGTTCGACCCGGCGCAGGGCACGGACTTCCTGGCGTTCGCGGTGCCCACCATCTCCGGCGAGCTGCGCCACCACTTCCGCGACAACAGCTGGTCGGTGCGGGTGCCGCGGCGGCTGAAAGAGCTGAACGCGAACATCTCCGGCGCCCGCGAAGAGCTCACCGTGCAGCTCTCGCGCGCACCGCGCCCGAGTGAGATCGCCGCGCGGCTCGGCGTGCCCATCGAAGACGTCTACGAAGGCCTTCGCGCCGGTCAGGGCCGCTACGGCGCGTCGCTCGACCACCTGCTGGAGAACGCCGCGCACACGCGGTTCGGGGCGCCGGACGCCGAGCTCGGCCAGGCCGAGCTGCGGGAGGCGCTGCGCCCGATGCTGGACAGCCTGCCGGACCGGGAGCGCAAGATCGTGGCGCTGCGGTTCGGCTCCGGGATGAGCCAGTCGGACATCGCGCGCCGCGTCGGCGTCTCCCAGATGCAGGTGTCGCGGTTGCTGGCTGCGACACTGAAGAAGCTGCGTTCGGGCCTGGACGAATCCGAGCTGGCCGACGGCACCTGA
- a CDS encoding TetR/AcrR family transcriptional regulator has product MEKTGLRADARRNRAKVLAAAEEAFAADGLAVPLDDIARLAGVGAGTVYRHFPSKEALFQAVVLERITQFTEEARSLADAADPGEVFFGYFVRVIKQASLNRAICDALTEAGGIGFKADAGDDFRGAFGVLLERAQAVGAVRTDIDGDDLRALMVGCLAVERYAPGSGHLVRVVVDGLKTP; this is encoded by the coding sequence ATGGAGAAGACCGGCCTGCGGGCGGACGCGCGGCGCAACCGGGCGAAGGTCCTGGCTGCCGCCGAAGAGGCGTTCGCCGCCGACGGGCTGGCCGTGCCGCTCGACGACATCGCGCGGCTGGCCGGCGTCGGGGCCGGCACCGTCTACCGGCACTTCCCCAGCAAGGAAGCGCTGTTCCAGGCCGTCGTCCTCGAGCGCATCACCCAGTTCACCGAAGAGGCCCGCAGCCTCGCCGACGCGGCCGACCCCGGCGAAGTCTTCTTCGGCTACTTCGTCCGCGTCATCAAGCAGGCTTCGCTCAACCGCGCCATCTGCGACGCCCTCACCGAGGCCGGCGGCATCGGCTTCAAGGCCGACGCGGGTGACGACTTCCGCGGCGCCTTCGGCGTGCTGCTCGAACGCGCGCAGGCCGTCGGCGCCGTCCGCACCGACATCGACGGCGACGACCTGCGGGCGCTGATGGTCGGCTGCCTGGCCGTCGAGCGGTACGCGCCGGGCAGCGGGCACCTGGTCCGCGTGGTGGTCGACGGGCTCAAGACGCCGTGA
- a CDS encoding alpha/beta fold hydrolase: MTTFALIHGGGGSGWDFHRLVPELAARGHDAVTPDLPITDPAAGLAEFTETVLAALGDRTDVAVVGHSYGGFTAPLVAAKVRARVLVYLAGMIPAPGEQPGQWWGNTGFAAPTGLSEAEQFFNGVPSELADECQARGRDQVSKEWDEPWPLPAHPDVPTRALLFRDDRFFTPDFQRRVARSRLGVEPDEADGPHCAPLSHPAAIAEKLVSYL; this comes from the coding sequence ATGACGACGTTCGCGTTGATCCACGGCGGCGGTGGCAGCGGCTGGGACTTCCACCGGCTGGTGCCCGAGCTCGCGGCCCGCGGCCACGACGCGGTCACCCCGGACCTGCCGATCACCGACCCGGCGGCCGGGCTCGCGGAGTTCACCGAGACGGTGCTGGCCGCGCTGGGCGACCGCACGGACGTCGCCGTCGTCGGGCATTCCTACGGCGGCTTCACCGCGCCGCTGGTCGCGGCGAAGGTCCGCGCGCGGGTGCTGGTGTACCTGGCCGGGATGATCCCGGCGCCGGGGGAGCAGCCCGGGCAGTGGTGGGGGAACACGGGGTTCGCGGCGCCGACCGGGCTGAGCGAGGCCGAGCAGTTCTTCAACGGCGTCCCGTCCGAGCTGGCCGACGAGTGTCAGGCGCGCGGGCGCGATCAGGTGAGCAAGGAGTGGGACGAGCCGTGGCCGCTGCCGGCCCACCCGGACGTCCCGACCCGGGCGCTGCTCTTCCGCGACGACCGGTTCTTCACGCCGGACTTCCAGCGCCGCGTGGCCCGCTCGCGGCTGGGCGTCGAACCGGACGAAGCCGACGGCCCGCACTGCGCACCGCTGAGCCACCCGGCCGCCATCGCCGAGAAGCTGGTCAGCTACCTCTAG
- a CDS encoding STAS domain-containing protein yields the protein MPAADQNATPPGFGITLDTEATEPRVVVTGELDLLTSPQLQEALAGLIADKRAQRVVADLTGVTFFDSSALNVVLRAQRQAGEQDVQLAVVPSPAVSRVIELTGVAEHLSVSEDPQA from the coding sequence ATGCCCGCAGCCGACCAGAACGCCACCCCGCCCGGGTTCGGCATCACGCTGGACACCGAAGCGACGGAGCCCCGGGTGGTGGTCACGGGTGAGCTCGATCTGCTCACCAGCCCGCAGCTGCAGGAGGCCTTGGCCGGCCTGATCGCGGACAAGCGCGCGCAGCGGGTCGTCGCCGATCTGACCGGGGTGACCTTCTTCGACTCTTCCGCGCTGAACGTGGTGCTGCGCGCCCAACGCCAGGCCGGCGAGCAGGACGTCCAGCTCGCGGTCGTCCCGAGCCCGGCCGTCAGCCGGGTGATCGAGCTCACCGGCGTGGCCGAACACCTGAGCGTGTCGGAGGACCCGCAAGCCTGA
- a CDS encoding metal-dependent hydrolase, translating into MGRTHALTGWCAGLAIAPAVGAGSVHQAVVFAATTAGFALLPDLDHPGASASRLLGWLTGALSWLLRRVSAGIYALTKGPRDENVTGKHRHLSHTVLFAAGLGALTSWGTETGGPWAVVGVVVFGLMLAEGALGDWLLPVSGAAVAWWFFTAPPDRAGELASITGWLGVAVAAGCLTHCLGDALTEAGCPFLFPVPIAGETWYEIRPPRALRFRTGKKVEKRLIFPVFAVLAVLLVPGVWDYSVSTFQRLFIPPASQQATTP; encoded by the coding sequence ATGGGGCGCACACATGCCCTGACCGGGTGGTGCGCGGGCCTGGCCATCGCGCCCGCGGTCGGCGCGGGCTCGGTGCACCAAGCGGTGGTCTTCGCCGCGACGACAGCGGGCTTCGCCCTGCTGCCCGACCTGGACCACCCCGGCGCGAGCGCGTCCCGGCTCCTCGGCTGGCTGACCGGCGCCCTGTCCTGGCTGCTGCGCCGCGTCTCGGCGGGCATCTACGCCCTGACGAAGGGCCCCCGCGACGAGAACGTCACGGGCAAGCACCGCCACCTCTCCCACACGGTCCTGTTCGCGGCCGGCCTGGGCGCGCTGACGTCCTGGGGCACCGAAACGGGCGGCCCGTGGGCCGTGGTCGGCGTGGTGGTCTTCGGGTTGATGCTGGCGGAAGGCGCGCTGGGCGACTGGCTGCTGCCGGTGAGCGGCGCGGCGGTGGCGTGGTGGTTCTTCACCGCCCCACCGGACCGCGCGGGCGAGCTGGCCTCGATCACGGGCTGGCTCGGCGTCGCGGTCGCGGCGGGCTGCTTGACGCACTGCCTCGGTGACGCACTGACCGAAGCCGGCTGCCCGTTCCTGTTCCCGGTGCCCATCGCGGGCGAGACCTGGTACGAGATCCGGCCGCCGCGGGCGTTGCGCTTCCGCACCGGCAAGAAGGTGGAGAAGCGGCTCATCTTCCCGGTGTTCGCGGTGCTGGCGGTCCTGCTGGTGCCGGGGGTCTGGGACTACTCGGTGAGCACGTTCCAGCGCCTGTTCATCCCGCCGGCGAGCCAGCAGGCGACGACGCCGTGA
- a CDS encoding nuclear transport factor 2 family protein, with protein sequence MPHTVSENVTAATGLPSPAREVFDRFLAASVANRWDDLADLYAEDVVVEMPFTPAGVPRLTKGREELRRRFRAAGGVRRLVKAENVVVHETADPAVLVAEFDLHGEMAGETFASSYVMVMTIADGRITRSRDYSDTAAAAERIRRFTASSPAGSPAG encoded by the coding sequence ATGCCACACACCGTGTCCGAGAACGTCACGGCCGCGACAGGATTGCCGAGCCCGGCGCGCGAGGTGTTCGACCGGTTCCTGGCGGCTTCGGTGGCGAACCGCTGGGACGACCTCGCCGACCTGTACGCCGAGGACGTGGTGGTCGAGATGCCCTTCACCCCGGCCGGCGTGCCCCGGCTGACGAAGGGCCGCGAGGAGCTCCGCCGCCGCTTCCGCGCCGCGGGCGGCGTCCGGCGGCTGGTCAAGGCGGAGAACGTCGTCGTGCACGAGACGGCGGACCCGGCGGTGCTGGTGGCGGAGTTCGACCTGCACGGGGAGATGGCGGGCGAGACGTTCGCCTCTTCGTACGTGATGGTCATGACGATCGCCGACGGCCGGATCACGCGCTCCCGCGACTACAGCGACACGGCCGCGGCGGCGGAGCGGATCCGCCGGTTCACGGCGTCGTCGCCTGCTGGCTCGCCGGCGGGATGA
- a CDS encoding 3D domain-containing protein yields the protein MRFARIIALTAFAAGSLLVAPAAPASAAALPACQHFYTGTIPDRPVTGGHGPGTLVGAANVSNRLPAPGSVSGGLGADGKVTFTFARVSGAKAYRAFRNGQALQWISDWGQPTLTVTDASPCQNANYQLYAMTAEDNSPGSLGQISTAYRLDTGNHLAAYRIPAGTTLSYRVTSYNDAAQTALGYSAGPGFCAVDARNIPWGTRFSVPGYGECYAADIGSWIKDDIVDVWLPGAQADAWGIQRLTLTVR from the coding sequence ATGCGCTTCGCCAGGATCATCGCCTTGACGGCCTTCGCCGCCGGCAGCCTCCTCGTGGCTCCCGCGGCCCCGGCGTCCGCCGCGGCTTTGCCCGCGTGCCAGCACTTCTACACCGGCACGATCCCGGACCGCCCGGTCACCGGCGGCCACGGCCCCGGCACGCTCGTCGGCGCCGCGAACGTGTCGAACCGGCTGCCCGCACCGGGTTCCGTCAGCGGCGGCCTCGGCGCGGACGGCAAGGTGACATTCACGTTCGCCCGCGTCAGCGGCGCGAAGGCGTACCGCGCGTTCCGCAACGGCCAGGCGCTGCAGTGGATTTCCGACTGGGGCCAGCCGACGCTCACGGTGACCGACGCGAGCCCGTGCCAGAACGCGAACTACCAGCTCTACGCGATGACGGCGGAGGACAACTCGCCCGGCTCGCTCGGCCAGATCTCCACGGCGTACCGCCTCGACACGGGCAACCACCTCGCCGCCTACCGCATCCCGGCGGGCACGACGTTGAGCTACCGCGTCACGTCGTACAACGACGCCGCCCAGACGGCGCTGGGCTACAGCGCCGGCCCGGGCTTCTGCGCGGTAGACGCCCGCAACATCCCGTGGGGCACCAGGTTCTCGGTCCCGGGCTACGGCGAGTGCTACGCCGCGGACATCGGCAGCTGGATCAAGGACGACATCGTCGACGTCTGGCTACCGGGCGCCCAGGCCGACGCGTGGGGCATCCAGCGGCTGACGCTGACGGTGCGCTAG
- a CDS encoding MarR family winged helix-turn-helix transcriptional regulator, with the protein MAMTSGPDGLGTRLRHVLELLDGDVAKFLGDIGLDGYRPRYSPVVRALLAKGPLAIRDLAAELRVTHSAASQTVAQMSRAGLVTLEPGADARQRIISLTDRARDVLPLVEAEWAATNEAWDALEAELPHSLRALLDAIVEALDRKPFRERIGETEAARELL; encoded by the coding sequence ATGGCCATGACTTCGGGTCCGGACGGGCTGGGGACCCGGCTGCGGCACGTCCTCGAACTGCTCGACGGCGACGTCGCGAAGTTCCTCGGCGACATCGGCCTCGACGGCTACCGGCCGCGGTATTCGCCGGTCGTGCGCGCGCTGCTGGCGAAGGGGCCGCTGGCCATCCGGGACCTGGCCGCGGAGCTGCGCGTGACGCACTCGGCCGCCAGCCAGACGGTCGCCCAGATGAGCCGGGCCGGCCTGGTGACGCTCGAACCCGGCGCCGACGCGCGGCAGCGGATCATCTCGCTCACGGACCGGGCGCGCGACGTGCTGCCCCTGGTGGAGGCCGAGTGGGCGGCGACGAACGAGGCGTGGGACGCGCTGGAGGCCGAGCTGCCGCACTCGCTGCGCGCCCTGCTTGACGCGATCGTCGAGGCGCTGGACCGCAAGCCGTTCCGCGAGCGGATCGGGGAGACGGAAGCCGCCCGCGAACTGCTGTGA
- a CDS encoding aldo/keto reductase encodes MENRKITRLGREVSVVGLGCWQLGADWGEVGENDALAVLHAAAEAGVTFFDTADVYGDGRSERLVGRFRADHPDVFVATKMGRRVDQVPENYVAAHFREWNDRSRRNLGMDTLDLVQLHCPPTPVYSTDAVYDALDAMVDEGRIKAYGVSVETCDEALAALARPNVASVQIILNCLRLKPLERVLPAASDAGAGIIARVPLASGLLSGRYTASTTFAADDHRNFNRGGDAFDVGETFSGVPYEVGLAAVERLRGLVPEGQALAQFALRWILDQPGLSTVIPGARNASQVAANTAAAALPPLPEEAAAGVRATYEELIRPLVHDRW; translated from the coding sequence ATGGAGAACCGGAAGATCACCCGCCTCGGCCGCGAGGTCTCGGTCGTCGGGCTCGGCTGCTGGCAGCTCGGCGCGGACTGGGGCGAGGTCGGCGAGAACGACGCCCTCGCCGTGCTGCACGCGGCGGCCGAAGCGGGCGTCACCTTCTTCGACACCGCGGACGTCTACGGCGACGGCCGCAGCGAGCGGCTGGTCGGCCGGTTCCGCGCCGACCACCCCGACGTCTTCGTGGCGACCAAGATGGGCCGCCGGGTCGACCAGGTGCCGGAGAACTACGTCGCCGCGCACTTCCGCGAGTGGAACGACCGGTCGCGCCGCAACCTCGGGATGGACACCCTCGACCTGGTCCAGCTGCACTGCCCGCCGACGCCGGTGTACTCGACGGACGCCGTCTACGACGCCCTGGACGCGATGGTCGACGAAGGCCGGATCAAGGCGTACGGCGTGAGCGTCGAGACGTGTGACGAGGCGCTGGCGGCGCTGGCGCGGCCGAACGTCGCGTCGGTGCAGATCATCCTCAACTGCCTGCGGCTCAAGCCGCTGGAGCGGGTGCTGCCGGCGGCGTCGGACGCGGGCGCCGGGATCATCGCGCGGGTGCCGCTGGCCTCGGGCCTGCTGTCCGGGCGCTACACGGCGAGCACCACCTTCGCCGCCGACGACCACCGGAACTTCAACCGTGGCGGCGACGCGTTCGACGTCGGCGAGACGTTCTCCGGCGTGCCGTACGAGGTCGGCCTGGCGGCCGTCGAGCGGCTGCGCGGGCTCGTTCCCGAGGGGCAGGCCCTCGCGCAGTTCGCCCTGCGCTGGATCCTCGACCAGCCGGGCCTGAGCACGGTGATCCCGGGCGCCCGCAACGCTTCGCAGGTGGCGGCGAACACCGCGGCGGCCGCACTCCCGCCGTTGCCGGAGGAGGCGGCGGCCGGCGTCCGCGCGACGTACGAGGAGCTGATCCGCCCGCTGGTGCACGATCGCTGGTAG
- a CDS encoding ATP-binding protein produces MTTSKMPQRIAAAAPLTVLLPSDVTAPALARREVRAATAAFGLDEAQLEDVLLATSELVTNAFEHGERPQRFEMEYADGRLTLRVYDTGRMLPELRAPSPAEARSRGLVLVQALSEDWGFERCPGGKYVWAIFRVSGTA; encoded by the coding sequence ATGACGACGTCGAAGATGCCGCAGCGCATCGCCGCGGCCGCACCACTGACGGTGCTTCTCCCGTCGGACGTCACCGCCCCGGCGCTGGCCCGTCGCGAGGTCCGCGCGGCCACGGCCGCCTTCGGCCTGGACGAGGCGCAGCTGGAGGACGTCCTGCTGGCGACCTCGGAGCTGGTCACGAACGCCTTCGAGCACGGCGAACGCCCGCAGCGCTTCGAGATGGAGTACGCCGACGGCCGGCTGACGCTGCGGGTGTACGACACCGGCCGGATGCTGCCCGAGCTGCGGGCGCCGTCGCCGGCCGAGGCGCGCAGCCGCGGGCTCGTGCTGGTCCAGGCGCTGTCCGAGGACTGGGGCTTCGAGCGCTGCCCCGGCGGCAAGTACGTCTGGGCGATCTTCCGCGTCTCGGGCACGGCCTAG
- a CDS encoding LysR family transcriptional regulator: protein MLNPWRLRLLSRLDTLGTGRAVAQDANLSASSVSQQLAVLEAETRTQLLERTGRRVRLTPAGLMLARRARAILDHMDTVEAELRGLGDEPVGLVRLGAFQSAIHTMAVPAVTRLAATYPHLDVELLELEPHESIPALRGGDADVIITTTDFVELPLGPDLDIVRLAADPIVLVTPPGGPRGPVSLSAYADEPWALDVPQSYMANLTLRLCRESGFEPKVVCRFANYLMTLQHVEAGLSIALLPGLAVDRRYRVATRELTAPVNRTIAAVVRRGSPLRAAVNVVLEALRQQPDLPALAEWAGRS from the coding sequence ATGTTGAACCCGTGGCGCCTGCGGCTGCTGAGCCGGCTCGACACCCTGGGCACGGGCCGCGCGGTCGCGCAGGACGCGAACCTGAGCGCGTCGAGCGTGTCGCAGCAGCTGGCCGTGCTCGAAGCGGAAACCCGCACCCAGCTGCTGGAACGCACCGGCCGCCGGGTCCGGCTGACACCCGCCGGGCTCATGCTGGCGCGGCGCGCACGGGCGATCCTCGACCACATGGACACGGTCGAGGCGGAGCTGCGCGGCCTCGGCGACGAGCCGGTCGGCCTGGTGCGGCTGGGCGCGTTCCAGAGCGCGATCCACACGATGGCGGTCCCGGCGGTGACTCGGCTCGCGGCGACGTACCCGCACCTGGACGTCGAGCTCCTGGAGCTGGAACCGCACGAGAGCATCCCCGCCCTGCGCGGCGGCGACGCGGACGTGATCATCACGACGACGGACTTCGTCGAGCTGCCCCTGGGCCCGGACCTGGACATCGTCCGCCTGGCCGCCGACCCGATCGTCCTGGTGACACCCCCGGGCGGCCCCCGCGGCCCGGTCTCGCTGTCGGCGTACGCGGACGAGCCGTGGGCGCTGGACGTCCCGCAGTCGTACATGGCGAACCTGACGCTGAGGCTGTGCCGCGAGTCGGGTTTCGAGCCGAAGGTGGTGTGCCGCTTCGCCAACTACCTGATGACGTTGCAGCACGTGGAGGCCGGCTTGTCGATCGCGTTGCTGCCGGGCCTGGCGGTGGACCGCCGCTACCGGGTGGCAACGCGAGAGCTGACGGCACCGGTGAACCGCACGATAGCGGCGGTGGTACGCCGCGGGTCGCCGTTAAGGGCGGCGGTGAACGTGGTGCTGGAAGCGTTGCGGCAGCAGCCGGACCTCCCGGCCCTGGCCGAATGGGCCGGGAGGTCGTAG